One genomic segment of Chitinophaga sancti includes these proteins:
- a CDS encoding alpha/beta hydrolase, which yields MRLLLIFLLISIQGMGQYNSQTVDYYNADSSIHFGGTLTIPSGKQSFPAVVIVSGTGRQDRDGTMAGHKMFKVIAEYLSTNGIAVLRVDDRGTGTTTGDYEKATTADFAADAVTAAAFLKAIEGVKGVGLVGHSEGGAAAYMAAVNSKDVRFVISLAGLATTGLKALQAQNRAIVAGAGIPVLMQQRFNAINNIMFDTAYAYAASPDMEQHLRGAFAAWNAADLAKGAQDSVYARSRDHFFFPLESYVRQATGPWYRYQIRFDPVPWLKQLKVPVLAFNGDKDIMVDADENLGNYKKYVHRVKVIKVPGLNHLFQHCVTCTMKEPASLKEDFAPEVLKEMVLWINGMKIDVNGVQFIK from the coding sequence ATGAGATTATTATTGATATTCCTTTTAATCAGTATACAGGGAATGGGGCAGTACAATTCCCAAACCGTAGATTATTACAATGCGGATAGCAGTATACATTTTGGGGGTACGTTAACAATACCATCCGGGAAGCAATCATTTCCGGCAGTGGTCATCGTATCGGGTACGGGCAGGCAGGATCGCGACGGTACCATGGCGGGACACAAAATGTTCAAAGTAATCGCTGAATACCTGAGTACCAATGGAATAGCTGTATTAAGGGTAGATGACAGGGGGACTGGTACAACTACTGGTGACTATGAAAAAGCGACAACAGCAGATTTTGCGGCAGATGCAGTAACGGCAGCTGCATTTTTAAAGGCGATTGAAGGCGTGAAAGGTGTAGGTCTGGTTGGACATAGTGAAGGGGGAGCTGCGGCTTATATGGCGGCTGTAAATAGCAAAGACGTCAGGTTTGTGATTAGTCTGGCAGGGTTGGCTACAACCGGGTTGAAGGCATTGCAGGCACAGAACAGGGCGATTGTGGCAGGTGCGGGAATTCCTGTATTGATGCAGCAGCGGTTCAATGCTATTAATAATATTATGTTTGATACGGCATATGCGTATGCGGCATCGCCGGATATGGAGCAGCATTTGAGGGGGGCTTTTGCAGCATGGAATGCGGCTGATCTGGCAAAGGGAGCACAGGATTCGGTATATGCCAGGAGCCGGGATCACTTCTTTTTCCCTTTGGAGTCTTATGTCAGGCAGGCGACAGGGCCGTGGTACAGGTATCAAATCCGATTTGACCCGGTTCCATGGCTGAAGCAATTAAAAGTGCCGGTATTGGCTTTTAATGGGGATAAAGATATCATGGTGGACGCAGATGAGAACCTGGGTAATTATAAAAAATATGTTCATAGGGTAAAGGTGATTAAAGTGCCGGGATTGAACCATTTGTTCCAGCATTGTGTAACCTGTACCATGAAGGAACCAGCTTCATTGAAAGAAGATTTTGCCCCGGAAGTACTAAAAGAGATGGTTCTATGGATAAATGGAATGAAAATTGATGTAAACGGCGTTCAGTTTATAAAGTGA
- a CDS encoding RagB/SusD family nutrient uptake outer membrane protein, with amino-acid sequence MNKKYLSMLLLGGLALTSSCSKYTDIKTQGSLIPSAIDNYRYILNNTSTFEYGGKMTDLAAADVAIVDSAQQATVEGYSDYFFIRNVYTWKSPIIELSTSHDPDWDNYYGRIYNCNIIMNEVPTSTGGTDSAKAELMAEALTHRADAYLNLVNEYAKPYNSGTASSDLGVPLVLTQDLNQKVSRSSVATIYNKIETDLKEALLSLPKASDFNTLPDKAAAYSLLARFYLLKSDYVNAGLYADSTLALQSTLNDLGTITTMPYRKNDPEIIFGKVAGSSFTYSPFILRLSDDILNLLGTNDMRYQLFTRDAASYFGSNYTGRYFCREQINYESRNIGTSVPEMILIKAESLARAGDAGGAMDQVNVLRQKRFKAADYVAMTATDKNDAIVKVVEERRREFMCRLLPWMDQRRLKDDPLFTKTFTRTWQGQTYTLDPSSNRYVFPIATYVIGLNPAIEQNP; translated from the coding sequence ATGAACAAAAAATATCTCTCAATGCTGTTGTTAGGTGGTCTTGCACTGACCAGCAGCTGTAGTAAATATACAGATATAAAAACACAGGGTAGTTTAATACCAAGTGCGATTGACAATTACCGTTATATACTGAACAATACTTCCACCTTTGAGTATGGTGGTAAAATGACGGACCTGGCTGCTGCGGATGTCGCCATCGTGGATAGTGCACAGCAGGCGACGGTAGAAGGGTACAGCGACTATTTCTTTATCCGGAATGTGTATACCTGGAAGTCGCCGATCATTGAACTATCTACAAGTCATGACCCGGACTGGGATAATTATTACGGCCGTATTTATAATTGTAATATCATTATGAATGAGGTGCCCACCAGTACGGGGGGAACTGATTCTGCAAAGGCAGAATTGATGGCCGAAGCTTTGACACACAGGGCTGACGCTTATCTGAACCTGGTGAATGAATACGCAAAGCCTTACAATAGCGGGACAGCATCTTCAGACCTGGGTGTACCGCTGGTGCTGACACAGGACCTGAACCAGAAAGTGAGTCGTTCTTCAGTAGCTACTATATACAATAAGATAGAGACAGACCTGAAAGAGGCATTGCTCTCTTTACCGAAGGCGAGTGATTTCAATACCCTGCCTGATAAGGCGGCGGCATATTCCCTGTTGGCGCGTTTCTACTTATTGAAAAGTGATTATGTAAATGCAGGGTTGTATGCAGATAGTACACTGGCATTGCAGAGTACATTGAATGACCTGGGTACAATTACCACTATGCCATACAGGAAGAATGATCCGGAGATCATATTCGGAAAAGTGGCTGGTAGCAGCTTTACGTATTCTCCCTTCATCCTGCGCCTGAGCGATGATATTCTAAATTTACTGGGCACCAATGATATGCGTTACCAGCTGTTTACAAGAGATGCAGCCAGCTATTTTGGAAGTAACTATACAGGCCGGTATTTCTGCCGTGAGCAGATCAATTATGAGAGCAGGAACATTGGTACATCTGTGCCTGAGATGATCCTGATCAAAGCAGAAAGTCTGGCACGGGCAGGTGATGCCGGTGGCGCGATGGATCAGGTAAATGTGCTGAGACAAAAACGTTTCAAGGCAGCTGATTATGTAGCCATGACAGCTACCGATAAAAATGATGCGATTGTAAAAGTGGTAGAAGAGCGTCGTCGTGAGTTCATGTGCCGCCTGCTGCCATGGATGGATCAGCGTCGTTTGAAAGATGATCCTTTGTTTACAAAAACATTTACACGTACCTGGCAGGGGCAGACTTATACACTGGACCCATCCAGTAACAGGTATGTATTCCCGATTGCGACTTATGTGATAGGATTAAATCCTGCAATAGAACAAAATCCGTGA
- a CDS encoding TlpA disulfide reductase family protein, whose amino-acid sequence MKGMKISGLVLLALCAITSTQAQKRLKMTPERPGIGDTVHLLYRPDSSLLKTGKPILGSVYIYDTTYHWNALDLPLTKTDSGYTATVPLTRDKGLWAFKFRAGDAVDNAHDTGYILMGSLPGRQAKGAYAGYGSLRARNYEMGIPGYYKDFSIGDSAMFFWMGQEIGYWSAGRTFIWPYVKARAAMERQAGMNPENSSSINKASSYMLHAPNLSQKDLFTLALINEHYLLRKERSDSIRAAISAQYPNGIIKKLGDYKAIVNERDADKKLALSEQFLKNYTPDKELDDLAGIDYDRGVWRNIFAISIAKGDTAVLAKYIDATNLNQLAFAYYKMVEIPYADWKTMPAKQAYPFSQRIMDKLVYLKAHKPAEYYYYTPLEFEAYIDGLFKHDYITHISILKETGREKEALPLALKLQEDLQYSNAALNQLEAALLEKAGRKKELTEVLHSSVRMNQASAQMLDMMKKEYLQTHKDTEGFDDYLNSMKDAHTMELLRAHVLEGKMDRAAVPFEMTDLEGKTVSLAAQKGKIVVMDFWATWCAPCKAAMPGMQLAQEHFKNDSNVVFFYIDTQERDPEYKKKVAQFIKEKKYPFKVLFDNGDEFYSKYAKLIQTSGIPFKVVIDGKGQVRFAQIGYMGSPSGLADEIETMVSLAR is encoded by the coding sequence ATGAAAGGAATGAAAATTAGTGGCCTTGTTCTGCTTGCCCTGTGTGCTATTACCAGCACACAGGCGCAGAAAAGGTTGAAGATGACACCAGAACGACCTGGCATTGGAGATACCGTTCACCTGTTGTATCGGCCTGATTCCTCACTGTTGAAAACAGGCAAGCCGATACTAGGGTCTGTATATATATATGATACAACCTATCACTGGAATGCACTGGATTTACCATTGACAAAAACGGACAGCGGATATACAGCTACAGTGCCCCTGACCCGCGATAAAGGACTATGGGCATTTAAATTCAGGGCAGGTGATGCTGTTGATAATGCGCATGATACCGGTTACATACTAATGGGTTCATTGCCGGGGCGGCAGGCGAAAGGTGCTTATGCCGGATATGGTTCACTGCGTGCGCGGAATTATGAGATGGGGATACCTGGTTATTACAAAGATTTTAGTATCGGCGATTCTGCCATGTTCTTTTGGATGGGGCAGGAGATCGGTTACTGGAGCGCGGGCAGAACATTTATCTGGCCTTATGTAAAAGCAAGGGCAGCTATGGAGCGGCAGGCAGGTATGAACCCGGAAAATTCTTCTTCCATTAATAAGGCATCCTCTTATATGTTGCATGCACCTAATCTTTCTCAGAAGGATTTATTTACCCTGGCACTGATTAACGAGCACTATCTCCTCAGGAAAGAAAGGAGCGATTCTATCCGCGCGGCTATCAGCGCTCAATATCCAAATGGGATAATAAAGAAACTGGGTGACTACAAAGCCATCGTAAATGAACGGGATGCAGATAAAAAACTGGCACTGTCTGAACAATTCCTGAAAAATTATACACCTGACAAAGAACTGGATGACCTGGCAGGGATCGATTATGACAGGGGCGTGTGGAGAAACATCTTTGCTATTTCAATCGCAAAAGGAGATACCGCTGTACTGGCAAAATATATTGATGCCACTAACCTGAACCAGCTGGCATTTGCCTACTACAAGATGGTAGAAATCCCTTATGCAGATTGGAAGACCATGCCTGCAAAGCAGGCGTATCCATTTTCACAGCGCATTATGGACAAACTGGTTTACCTGAAAGCGCATAAACCAGCCGAATATTATTACTATACGCCATTAGAATTTGAAGCTTATATAGACGGTCTTTTCAAGCATGACTATATCACACATATTTCCATCCTGAAAGAGACTGGCCGGGAAAAGGAAGCTTTGCCACTGGCATTAAAACTACAGGAAGATCTGCAATATAGTAATGCTGCATTGAATCAGCTGGAAGCAGCTTTGCTGGAAAAAGCCGGCAGGAAAAAAGAACTGACGGAAGTACTGCACAGCAGTGTGCGCATGAACCAGGCTTCGGCACAGATGCTGGACATGATGAAAAAGGAATACCTGCAAACGCATAAGGACACAGAAGGATTTGATGATTACCTGAATTCCATGAAAGACGCACATACAATGGAGTTACTGCGTGCGCATGTACTGGAAGGTAAAATGGATAGAGCAGCAGTGCCATTTGAGATGACAGACCTGGAAGGGAAAACGGTTTCATTGGCTGCGCAGAAAGGCAAGATTGTAGTGATGGATTTCTGGGCTACGTGGTGTGCACCCTGTAAGGCAGCAATGCCTGGTATGCAGCTGGCACAGGAGCATTTTAAGAATGACAGTAATGTGGTGTTCTTTTATATAGATACACAGGAACGCGATCCGGAATATAAAAAAAAGGTAGCGCAATTTATAAAAGAGAAGAAATATCCTTTTAAAGTGTTGTTTGATAATGGAGATGAATTTTACAGCAAGTATGCGAAACTGATCCAGACATCCGGTATTCCTTTTAAGGTGGTGATAGATGGAAAAGGGCAGGTACGATTTGCACAGATAGGATATATGGGAAGTCCAAGCGGTTTGGCAGATGAAATTGAAACCATGGTTTCTCTGGCAAGATGA